GATCGGCTTGAGCGAGAGCGCCGATCCCTCGCGGATCTTGCGGCCCAGATGGCGATCCACGATCTGCGATATCTCGCGCACCGGTTCGGATCCTCGCTCGAACTCGATGCCGGCGTAGAGGTCCTCGGTGTTCTCGCGGATGATCACCAGATCCACCGCGGAGTACCGGGTCGCCAGGCCGGAGAAGAGGCGGCACGGCCGGACGCAGGCGTACAAGTCCAGCTCCTGCCGCAACGCGACGTTGACCGAGCGGAAGCCGGTGCCGATGGGCGTGGTCAGGGGCCCCTTCAAGGCGATCTTGTTGCGCTTGATGCTCTCGATGACGCTGGCGGGCAGGGGCGTGGCGTCGCCGGTGCGCTCCATGTAGTCCACCCCGGCGTCCACGCGTTCCCACTGGAACCGCACGCCCGTGGCCTCGAGGCAGCGCACCGCGGCCTCGGTGATCTCGGGACCCGTCCCGTCCCCCGGAATCAGCGTGACGCGATATCCCATCGCGAGAAAATGACCATGAGCGGGGGGTGCTGTCCAGGAACGGTTCAGGGCTTGGCCGGCAGGCCAGCAGGCGCGATCGCGCCGTCGGCCATCGCCAGCACCAGGGGAGCGGCGTCGCGCCGCGCGCAGACCTCCAGATCCCCGCCCAGGCCGATCGACTCGAGGAAGCGGCCGTGCGACGACCGCCACAGGACCGCGAGGACGTCGGGGTAGGCCCCGAAGGTGTTGCGGGCGATCAAGGCCGCGTCGGCCAGCAGGCAACTAGATCCCGCCAGTTCGCGGATGCGATGCGCCAGGGCCCCGCCGCAGGCCACGTCCTCGAGGCCCGGCGCCGCGTCGGTGCCCGCGCAGAGGATCAGCACGTCCTGGCCCTCCCGCGCCAGGTGTTCGGCCGACGCCGTGAGGTTGAGGAAGGACACCGCGAGCACGCGGCGGCCGGCGGCGACCTTCGCAAACGCGCGGCTGCCGTTGGTTGTCGCCATGATCACCGTGCGGCCCCCCACCGAGTCGGGCGTGAACTCGGCCGGCGAGTTGCCCAGGGCGAAGCCCTCCGGCTTCAGCCCACCGCGCTCGCCTGCCAGGACCGGTTGCTCGGACGCGATCTCGGCCGCCAGGGCGCGCGCTTCCTCGATCCCGGTGACCGGCACGATACGCCGGCAACCGGCCGCCGCGGCCGACACCATCGAACTCGTGGCCCGCAGCACGTCGATGACCGCGATGTTCCAGCGCGAAAGGTCCGAAAACCTCCCCAGGTCGAGCGGGGACAGCGCCAGATCTACCAGCACGTCAGCGGCCTACAGCGGCTTCGGGTCCGTGCGCCCGGCTGCCGCCGACCCGGCGCCATGCCGCCCCGATCCGCCGCGGGCCCGGGCACACATTAAGACTTTCCTCATCTCCTCGCATGGTACCCGGCGGAATCGACATCCCTCGTCTAGACTTCAATACATGCTGCGGCACGTCACCTGGCAAAGCGCTCCCGCCCTCGAACTCGCGAACGCGGCGGTGCGCACCGTCGTCGTGCCGGAGCATGGCGGCAAGCTGGCTTCCCTCGAGCATGTGCCGTCCGGCCGGGACTGGCTCTGGCACAACCCGCACCTGGCTCCTCGGGCGCCGGCTTACGACGGCGACTTCGTGGGCGCCCACGACGTGGGCGGCTGGGACGAGTGCTTCCCGGCCGTGCGCGCCGACTTCTACCCGGCCCGGCCGTGGCGCGGGTGCCGGATTCCCGACCATGGCGAACTGTGGTGCACCCCCTGGGAAATCACCGATCACGGCGACGAGCACGTGACGCTTGCCGCGTCCGGCACGCGCTTTCCCTACCGGTTCCTGCGGACCATGCGCCTGCTGCCAGAGGGCCTGCTGGTGAGCTACGAGGCCGAGAACCGGTCGGCCGAGGCTTTCCCGTTCCTCTGGTGCGCCCATCCCCTGCTGGCGGCCGCGCCCGGAATGGCGCTGCGCCTGCCCCCCGCGCTCGGATCGTTCCGCATCTACTCGGGCGGCCCGTTCCTCTACGAGTTCGACCCGCCGCGCGTCCTGCCCGATCCCGGGAGCTTCGCGATCAAGTGCTTCGCCCCGGTCTACGGGGGCGGGACGGTGGCCCTGGTGGACGGGGACTCCGAGTTCCGGATCTCGTATCAGGGCGCCGACGTGACGCACCTGAACCTCTGGCTCAACTGCGGCGCCTGGTCGGGCGTGCCCGGCGCGCCGCCCTATTACAATATCGGCATCGAACCCGGCATCGGGCCGGGCGACGATTTGGATCTGGCGCTCACCCACCTGGGGGAGGCCGGCGTGCTGGAACCGCGAGGCAAGAGGCAATGGTCCCTGGAAGTGACGCTGAGGTAGCCGAGGCCGAAGAGATGGCCGTCCGGGAAATCACCCTGGAGGACGGCCGCTACCTCGTCTACTACTCTTTCGAAGTGGGTTGCGGCCCGCCCTCTTTGGCGCCATCCCTGGCAGATGGGCGGGCCGAGGACGCGGATGTCTGAGCTCCGCTGGCACCCGTTGCTCGAGGAGTGGGTCGTGACGGCCACCCACCGGCAGGACCGCACCTTCCTGCCGCCGCCCGATTTCTGCCCGCTCTGCCCGACGCGGCCGGGCGGCTTTCCCACGGAAGTGCCAGCTGACAATTATCAATTTGTTGTCTTCGAGAATAAGTTTCCAAGTTTTCGGCGCGAACCGCCCGCACCCGCCGTGGCCGGGGACGATTTCTACCGCGTGGCGCCGGCGGCCGGCGGCTGCGAGGTCGTGCTCTACTCGCCCGAGCACGGGGGCACGCTGGCCGATCGGCCGGTGGGCGACATCGAGCGCCTGGTGCGGGTGTGGACCGACCGCTACCGGGTGCTGGGATCTCGCCCCGAAGTCGACTACGTCTTCATCTTCGAGAACAAGGGCGAGGCCATCGGCGTCACGCTGCACCATCCCCACGGCCAGATCTACGCGTTTTCGTACTTGCCGCCGCGAATAGAGCGCGAACTGGCAGCCGCCGCCAACCACCACGCCCGGACCGGCAAGTGCGTGTACTGCGACGTCCTGGCGCGCGAACTGGCCGACGGGTGCCGCATCGTGGCCGAGAACGCAAGCTGGGTGGCGGTGATCCCCTTCTTCGCCCGTTACCCCTACGAGACCTACCTGCTGCCGCGAGCGCACCGCGATTCGCTGCTCGACCTGTCGCGATCCGAACGAACCGACTTCGCGCGCCTGCTCAAGACCGTGCTGGTCAAGTTCGACGGCCTCTGGGGCTTCTCGCTGCCGTACATGATGGTGATGCACCAGGCGCCCACCGACGGCATCGCCCGGCCGGGCACCCACCTGCACGTCGAGTTCTACCCGCCGCTTCGCACCCCGCAGAAGCTCAAGTACCTCGCCGGCTGCGAGTCGGGCGCCGGGACGTTCATCAACGACACCCTCCCCGAGGAGAAAGCCGCCGAGTTACGGGCGGTGCCCTGCCCGGCGTTCTGATAGCGCGGCTCTGATGGCTTCGCTCCGGCATCGCGGCCGGCACGGAGGCCGGCCCCACCCGTTGCATCGGTGGCGCAGGCCTCCGTGCCTGCGTCCGATAGGCGCCAGGTCATTTGAGGCGCCGCTATGAGGCGGGCTCACCCGGTTCGGTCCCGCGCGACCTGTGCTCGCGAGGCTGACCGTGGACGACCGAGTGAGGTGGATCATTCCATGTCTAGTTGCTAAATCAGACTTGTGGTACATTCGTATCCATGGCAAATACCGAGCGTCCCGGCAAGTTCCGGATCGCGCTGGGCGACAAGGGTCGGCTGGTACTGCCTGCGGCCCTGCGCAAGGCTTGCGGGCTGCAGGCCGGCGATCGGCTCCTTGCCCGGCTCGAGCCCGACGGATCGATCCGCCTGCTCAAGGCGGAGGACCCGGTCGCCTTTTTCCAGGGGCGCTTCAAGGGGCTCTCGGGAGGCCGCCCCGTGGTGGACGACCTGATCGCCGAACGGCGCGAGGAGGCCCGGCGCGAGGAGCGGGAGCCGTGACTTGCGTGCTCGACGCATCGGCTTTCCTGGCGTACCTGTTCGAGGAGCGAGGCGCCCAGATGGTGACCCTGGCGCTCCGGGACGGGGCTCTCATGAGCGCGGTCAACTTCTCCGAGGTCATGGCCAAGGTGGCCGACAGGGGCGGTGACGTGGACGACAGCCGGCAGGCCCTCGCGGATCGCGGTCTCCTGGGCGAGTTTCTGCGGGTCGTGCCGTTCGACCAGGATCAGGCTATCCGTGCAGCGCGCCTGATTGCGGCGCTCAAATGACCTGGCGCCTATCGGACGCAGGCACGGAGGCCTGCGCCACCGATGCAACGGGTGGGGCCGGCCTCCGTGCCGGCCGCGATGCCGGAGCGAAGTCATCAGAGCCGCGCTATGAGAAGGGCCGCGGGAGCCAGGGGGCTCTCCCTGGGAGATCGCGCTTGCCTGGCGCTGGCTGGCGCCGCCGGCCTCCCGGCTCTCACGTCGGACGGGGCCTGGGTGGGAGTCCAGACCGAGGTCGAAATCCGGCTCGTCCGCTAGATATCGCCGACGTGCGCCGCAAGTGCCAGAGGCCCGGGTGCACGCTCCGGAAGCCGACGACTACGTGTACGCCTAGTCAGGCTCGATCGGTTCGTTGTTCAGGTTGGACCAGAGTTTCAGGACGTACGGGTCTCCCTCGGGACCGCAGGTCGGCGGCCGCCCGCTCCGGCGGTACCGAGTTGACCGCCAGCCCGGTCCCCAGCTCCCAGGCGCCCTCGACGGTGATGCGCGGGATGAGATGGGCGTGCCAGTGGAACTCCCCGGTCTCCCGCAGCGGCCGGCAGTGGATCCACAGGTTGGTCGGCACGTCGCCCAGCACCGCGGCCAGGCGGCGGTAGCCGTCCTGGAGCGCCGCCGCCAGGGCGACCGGGTCGGCGCCGGTGAAGTCGGGGGCGTGGTCAAGGGGCAGGAGCAGGATCTCGTAAGCCGAGCGCGAGGCGTACGGCGTCATGAGCATGACGTTCTCGACGCGGGCTATCGCCCGCGGACCGTCGCCCTCGACGGCCGCCAGTTCGCAGCCCAGGCAGCGGCCGGCCGCGGCGAAGCTGGCGACCTCGGCCGCGATCACCGGCGGCAGATGCGACGAGGCCAAGATCTGGCCGTGCGGGTGGCGCAGCGAGGCACCCGATTCGGGCAGGTAGTTGCGAAACGGCATGATCACGGCCACTCCCGGCACCGTGGCCAGGTGCCGGTAGCGCTCCTGCATGGCCCGGACCACCAGGG
This DNA window, taken from Candidatus Tanganyikabacteria bacterium, encodes the following:
- the galT gene encoding galactose-1-phosphate uridylyltransferase, whose amino-acid sequence is MSELRWHPLLEEWVVTATHRQDRTFLPPPDFCPLCPTRPGGFPTEVPADNYQFVVFENKFPSFRREPPAPAVAGDDFYRVAPAAGGCEVVLYSPEHGGTLADRPVGDIERLVRVWTDRYRVLGSRPEVDYVFIFENKGEAIGVTLHHPHGQIYAFSYLPPRIERELAAAANHHARTGKCVYCDVLARELADGCRIVAENASWVAVIPFFARYPYETYLLPRAHRDSLLDLSRSERTDFARLLKTVLVKFDGLWGFSLPYMMVMHQAPTDGIARPGTHLHVEFYPPLRTPQKLKYLAGCESGAGTFINDTLPEEKAAELRAVPCPAF
- a CDS encoding 2-phosphosulfolactate phosphatase; this encodes MLVDLALSPLDLGRFSDLSRWNIAVIDVLRATSSMVSAAAAGCRRIVPVTGIEEARALAAEIASEQPVLAGERGGLKPEGFALGNSPAEFTPDSVGGRTVIMATTNGSRAFAKVAAGRRVLAVSFLNLTASAEHLAREGQDVLILCAGTDAAPGLEDVACGGALAHRIRELAGSSCLLADAALIARNTFGAYPDVLAVLWRSSHGRFLESIGLGGDLEVCARRDAAPLVLAMADGAIAPAGLPAKP
- a CDS encoding AbrB/MazE/SpoVT family DNA-binding domain-containing protein, whose protein sequence is MANTERPGKFRIALGDKGRLVLPAALRKACGLQAGDRLLARLEPDGSIRLLKAEDPVAFFQGRFKGLSGGRPVVDDLIAERREEARREEREP
- a CDS encoding PIN domain-containing protein; the protein is MTCVLDASAFLAYLFEERGAQMVTLALRDGALMSAVNFSEVMAKVADRGGDVDDSRQALADRGLLGEFLRVVPFDQDQAIRAARLIAALK